From Candidatus Methylomirabilis sp., a single genomic window includes:
- the nuoK gene encoding NADH-quinone oxidoreductase subunit NuoK: protein MVPLHFYLVLGAVLFAIGVFGTLTRRNAIAILMSIELMLNAVNLDFIALARYLPKSALQGQVFAVFVIAVAAAEAAVGLAIVLGLYRNFRTVNVDEINLMKW from the coding sequence GTGGTTCCCCTCCACTTCTACCTGGTCCTGGGCGCCGTCCTCTTCGCCATCGGGGTCTTCGGGACGCTCACCCGCCGCAACGCCATCGCCATCTTGATGAGCATCGAGCTGATGTTGAACGCGGTGAACCTGGACTTCATCGCCCTGGCCCGCTACCTGCCCAAGTCGGCCCTCCAGGGACAGGTCTTCGCGGTCTTCGTGATCGCGGTCGCCGCGGCGGAGGCCGCGGTGGGGCTGGCCATCGTCCTCGGGCTCTACCGGAACTTCCGCACGGTGAACGTGGACGAGATCAACCTCATGAAGTGGTAG
- a CDS encoding NADH-quinone oxidoreductase subunit J: MTTALFFLFAGFVVAAALMVVLGRNLVHSAIALIFTFFGMAALYVLLDAEFLAAVQVLLYIGGITILLLFAIMLTSRLSPRGMEIFNEQVIPGALVSGGILVVLVYAAWQGIRPVGPPPAPLDSTTSLGTMFLTSHVLPFEVASILLLVAMVGAILLARKDR, encoded by the coding sequence ATGACCACGGCTCTCTTCTTCCTCTTCGCCGGCTTCGTCGTGGCGGCCGCCCTGATGGTGGTCCTGGGCCGCAACCTGGTCCACTCCGCCATCGCCCTCATCTTTACCTTCTTCGGCATGGCGGCCCTCTACGTCCTGCTGGACGCCGAGTTCCTGGCGGCGGTGCAGGTGCTCCTCTACATCGGCGGCATCACCATCCTCCTCCTCTTCGCCATCATGCTCACCAGCCGGCTTTCCCCCAGGGGGATGGAGATCTTCAACGAACAGGTGATTCCCGGGGCCCTGGTGAGCGGGGGCATCCTGGTCGTCCTCGTCTACGCCGCCTGGCAGGGGATCCGGCCGGTCGGCCCCCCCCCGGCGCCCCTCGATTCGACCACGTCGCTCGGCACCATGTTCCTCACCAGCCACGTCCTGCCCTTCGAGGTAGCCTCGATCCTGCTCCTGGTGGCGATGGTCGGGGCGATACTCCTCGCCCGAAAGGACCGCTAG
- a CDS encoding NADH-quinone oxidoreductase subunit I → MGRYLSDIWFGFISILSSMAITLRYLFTPAITVQYPEEKREMPLRAMNKHYLTVDLDTGKLKCTACDLCAVICPTKCIHIVGEGKGKVRHPIEFDIDHNLCMYCNLCVEVCPFDAITMWTGNYEFGGFSRTDLFIDIHELTAPGFVPTPTTPRLPAGRAAKAPARK, encoded by the coding sequence ATGGGTCGATACCTCTCGGACATCTGGTTCGGGTTCATCAGCATCCTCTCCTCCATGGCCATCACGCTCCGGTACCTCTTCACCCCGGCCATCACCGTCCAGTACCCGGAGGAGAAGCGGGAGATGCCCCTCCGGGCCATGAACAAGCACTACCTGACCGTGGACCTGGACACCGGAAAGCTCAAGTGCACCGCCTGCGACCTCTGCGCCGTGATCTGCCCGACCAAGTGCATCCACATCGTGGGGGAGGGGAAGGGGAAGGTCCGCCACCCGATCGAGTTCGACATCGACCACAACCTCTGCATGTACTGCAACCTCTGCGTGGAGGTTTGCCCCTTCGACGCCATCACCATGTGGACCGGCAACTACGAGTTCGGCGGCTTCAGCCGGACCGACCTCTTCATTGACATCCACGAGCTGACGGCGCCGGGGTTCGTGCCGACCCCCACGACCCCGCGGCTCCCCGCGGGCAGGGCGGCCAAGGCGCCCGCGCGCAAATGA